One Salvia splendens isolate huo1 chromosome 22, SspV2, whole genome shotgun sequence DNA segment encodes these proteins:
- the LOC121786988 gene encoding MLO-like protein 11 isoform X1, which yields MSKSEASENDMRSLALTPTWSVASVLTMFVFVSLLLERSIHQLGLWLKKTDRKPLLAAVEKMKEELMLLGFISLLLTATSSIISNICIPSKFYDSAFAPCTKKEVDEETEDLQERGLLTTFFGHHSHRRVLMDLNQNTCSENSEPFVSYEGLEQLHRFIFVMAITHISYSCLTMLLAIVKIHSWRAWEDEAHLDRHNSLSAKTRAMTMQRQSTFVRLHTSTPMQRNNFFVWVTCFFRQFGSSVARADYLTLRQGFITNHNLTSTYDFHSYMIRSMEEEFQRIVGVSAPLWGFVVAFMLFNVKGSHLYFWIALIPVTLVLLVGTKLQHIIATLALESAGITGSFNRPKFRPRDELFWFKKPELLLTLIHLVLFQNSFELASFFWFWWQFGYKSCFIRNHLLVYLRIIVGFAGQFLCSYSTLPLYALVTQMGTNYKAALIPRNIRDTIHGWGKAARRRRKMGAFTDDSTFRTDTSTVMSVEEDDHQLIDRSRFAPQSATEIELQQTTVAISDDQSPPSANEGSTLVGTPLLHSASDSSPVSLRIPQEMAPRYSSKPR from the exons ATGTCTAAATCCGAAGCCTCAGAAAATGATATGAGGTCTTTGGCTCTGACTCCAACATGGTCCGTGGCTTCTGTTTTGACCATGTTTGTTTTCGTTTCACTGCTTTTGGAGCGATCGATTCACCAGTTAGGACTT TGGCTGAAGAAAACTGATCGGAAACCTTTGCTTGCTGCTGTTGAGAAAATGAAGGAAG AGTTGATGCTTCTCGGGTTCATATCCCTTCTCCTCACTGCAACTTCGAGCATTATATCAAACATTTGCATACCATCGAAGTTCTATGACAGTGCGTTTGCCCCGTGCACAAAGAAAGAAGTCGATGAGGAAACAGAAGATTTACAGGAGCGTGGACTTCTGACGACCTTCTTTGGTCATCACTCACACAGGAGAGTATTGATGGATCTAAATCAGAATACTTGCTCAGAG AACAGCGAACCGTTTGTGTCTTATGAAGGACTCGAGCAGCTCCATAGGTTCATTTTTGTTATGGCGATTACACACATATCTTACAGCTGCCTAACAATGTTGTTGGCAATTGTAAAG ATTCACAGTTGGAGAGCATGGGAGGATGAGGCTCACTTGGACAGGCATAACTCTTTAAGTG CAAAAACCAGAGCAATGACAATGCAGAGGCAATCAACTTTTGTGAGACTCCATACATCAACTCCTATGCAGAGGAACAACTTTTTCGTTTGGGTG ACATGCTTCTTCCGCCAGTTTGGGAGTTCAGTTGCTCGTGCAGATTACCTTACCCTTCGTCAAGGATTCATCACG AACCACAACCTCACATCAACATATGATTTCCACAGCTATATGATTCGTTCTATGGAAGAAGAGTTTCAAAGGATAGTTGGTGTCAG CGCTCCACTCTGGGGATTTGTTGTTGCTTTTATGCTGTTCAATGTAAAAG GATCCCATCTTTACTTCTGGATTGCACTTATTCCTGTCACC CTTGTTCTACTTGTTGGCACAAAGCTGCAACATATCATAGCAACCTTGGCACTAGAGAGTGCGGGAATAACTGGGAGTTTTAACCGACCTAAGTTTAGACCCCGAGATGAACTGTTTTGGTTCAAGAAGCCAGAGCTGTTGCTGACCTTGATTCATTTAGTCCTGTTCCAG AATTCATTTGAGCTCGCTTCATTCTTCTGGTTCTGG TGGCAGTTTGGCTACAAGTCTTGCTTCATAAGGAACCACTTACTAGTCTATTTACGAATAATTGTTGG GTTTGCAGGGCAATTCTTGTGCAGCTACAGCACCCTACCTCTGTATGCATTAGTTACACAG ATGGGAACGAACTACAAGGCAGCTCTGATCCCACGCAACATACGAGACACAATCCACGGATGGGGAAAGGCAGCTCGGAGGAGGAGAAAAATGGGCGCTTTCACAGACGATTCCACCTTCCGCACAGATACTAGCACGGTCATGTCAGTCGAAGAAGATGACCATCAGTTAATAGATAGGTCCCGATTCGCCCCTCAGTCAGCTACAGAAATCGAACTGCAACAAACCACGGTTGCAATCAGCGATGATCAGTCCCCACCATCTGCTAACGAGGGTTCAACTCTGGTCGGTACACCTCTCCTCCACTCTGCTTCTGATTCTTCCCCGgtttctttgagaattccacAAGAAATGGCACCAAGATATTCCTCCAAGCCGCGGTAG
- the LOC121786988 gene encoding MLO-like protein 11 isoform X2, producing MSKSEASENDMRSLALTPTWSVASVLTMFVFVSLLLERSIHQLGLWLKKTDRKPLLAAVEKMKEELMLLGFISLLLTATSSIISNICIPSKFYDSAFAPCTKKEVDEETEDLQERGLLTTFFGHHSHRRVLMDLNQNTCSENSEPFVSYEGLEQLHRFIFVMAITHISYSCLTMLLAIVKIHSWRAWEDEAHLDRHNSLSAKTRAMTMQRQSTFVRLHTSTPMQRNNFFVWVTCFFRQFGSSVARADYLTLRQGFITNHNLTSTYDFHSYMIRSMEEEFQRIVGVSAPLWGFVVAFMLFNVKGSHLYFWIALIPVTLVLLVGTKLQHIIATLALESAGITGSFNRPKFRPRDELFWFKKPELLLTLIHLVLFQNSFELASFFWFWLACSRINIFKKDMPSIRSQIHHSSNWLSHKCHNFFTMDNSMTEVKVAVWLQVLLHKEPLTSLFTNNCWVCRAILVQLQHPTSVCISYTDGNELQGSSDPTQHTRHNPRMGKGSSEEEKNGRFHRRFHLPHRY from the exons ATGTCTAAATCCGAAGCCTCAGAAAATGATATGAGGTCTTTGGCTCTGACTCCAACATGGTCCGTGGCTTCTGTTTTGACCATGTTTGTTTTCGTTTCACTGCTTTTGGAGCGATCGATTCACCAGTTAGGACTT TGGCTGAAGAAAACTGATCGGAAACCTTTGCTTGCTGCTGTTGAGAAAATGAAGGAAG AGTTGATGCTTCTCGGGTTCATATCCCTTCTCCTCACTGCAACTTCGAGCATTATATCAAACATTTGCATACCATCGAAGTTCTATGACAGTGCGTTTGCCCCGTGCACAAAGAAAGAAGTCGATGAGGAAACAGAAGATTTACAGGAGCGTGGACTTCTGACGACCTTCTTTGGTCATCACTCACACAGGAGAGTATTGATGGATCTAAATCAGAATACTTGCTCAGAG AACAGCGAACCGTTTGTGTCTTATGAAGGACTCGAGCAGCTCCATAGGTTCATTTTTGTTATGGCGATTACACACATATCTTACAGCTGCCTAACAATGTTGTTGGCAATTGTAAAG ATTCACAGTTGGAGAGCATGGGAGGATGAGGCTCACTTGGACAGGCATAACTCTTTAAGTG CAAAAACCAGAGCAATGACAATGCAGAGGCAATCAACTTTTGTGAGACTCCATACATCAACTCCTATGCAGAGGAACAACTTTTTCGTTTGGGTG ACATGCTTCTTCCGCCAGTTTGGGAGTTCAGTTGCTCGTGCAGATTACCTTACCCTTCGTCAAGGATTCATCACG AACCACAACCTCACATCAACATATGATTTCCACAGCTATATGATTCGTTCTATGGAAGAAGAGTTTCAAAGGATAGTTGGTGTCAG CGCTCCACTCTGGGGATTTGTTGTTGCTTTTATGCTGTTCAATGTAAAAG GATCCCATCTTTACTTCTGGATTGCACTTATTCCTGTCACC CTTGTTCTACTTGTTGGCACAAAGCTGCAACATATCATAGCAACCTTGGCACTAGAGAGTGCGGGAATAACTGGGAGTTTTAACCGACCTAAGTTTAGACCCCGAGATGAACTGTTTTGGTTCAAGAAGCCAGAGCTGTTGCTGACCTTGATTCATTTAGTCCTGTTCCAG AATTCATTTGAGCTCGCTTCATTCTTCTGGTTCTGG TTGGCATGCTCCAGAATTAATATTTTCAAGAAAGATATGCCTAGCATCAGGAGCcaaattcatcattcatcaaacTGGCTTTCCCACAAATGTCACAATTTTTTTACAATGGATAATTCGATGACTGAAGTGAAAG TGGCAGTTTGGCTACAAGTCTTGCTTCATAAGGAACCACTTACTAGTCTATTTACGAATAATTGTTGG GTTTGCAGGGCAATTCTTGTGCAGCTACAGCACCCTACCTCTGTATGCATTAGTTACACAG ATGGGAACGAACTACAAGGCAGCTCTGATCCCACGCAACATACGAGACACAATCCACGGATGGGGAAAGGCAGCTCGGAGGAGGAGAAAAATGGGCGCTTTCACAGACGATTCCACCTTCCGCACAGATACTAG